The Desmonostoc muscorum LEGE 12446 genome includes a region encoding these proteins:
- a CDS encoding NACHT domain-containing protein, with translation MPDSYDLTQLDPNTFEHLVNHLALRALGLGLTGFSPGSDGGRDGYFEGEAPYPSETDRWSGCWYLQSKFHKPNLSKDSQKWLLNQIQAELKEFKNPESGRKLPDNWIVATNIDPSGVPETGAFDKARELVANEFPELKDNFHIWGGRKILDLLILNPEISDHYRHFLTPGNILTEIFNQLKDAQAEAKTILRFLILSQLDDQQYTKLEQAGSAGESPGIHQLFVDLPFRCHKYNCQDLVMPWLVKTSARCHRIDEQQPDTKDWQIWSKHPSRARVWFIKGGPGQGKSTITQFFCQIQRAALIVNKDISQIPTKQKTLASEIRKATEKNGFWPTVPRIPISIELKEFAQWFGEQERNKPRGILTYLAYFISGGIEQQVHVGTLKRLLGNRSWAIIFDGLDEVPQDVKDAVATEVCRFVNDVAVEINADFLTLCTSRPQGYSGQFEDLDGPTIELINLSPQQAIECAKPVLELNRSPSEAKKALQILISAIQSPAVRELMTTPLQSHIMAIVVRGGEKPPERRWKLFTNFYQVIRKREANRNLLDKRLAKLLSEEEQLLKTVHNRLGFVLHARAELSKGAQTKLDRNHEFKKLITDAVSQMVETEIDETVDVLMQATTDRLVLVSTPVDGNYVRFDIRPLQEFFAAEFIYESVSAEELRERVELIAGDAHWREVMHFLLSALVENGRRTELAVVVAVLENFNEGDDENLRLLKRRLGRGAILAARLLQEGVLEQDKRIRQQFRKCLEPLTASLEIELLYPLIQVSRPNSQSWLYSFLISCLHDKNLTESVGAAIVLVNILPDNHEKVEEVSNFIIASPSDYISCVLTSNLLTRDGKMGRQSNPVKHWVLTTIVKIILSLKWASLTKQAFESCIEILNFNIENSCNIASDMGLSSNQLNCFQILLESQKYIFPNNKNKNIRDYSIVEIFDSQLNWREKKYELNVLNDFGNTPKILQLIYLIVRYSQEKQRSILAQIISLFSDEGEHLFNTVLSNLGIGILVNTSKSETEKKQYLNNMEYQYFEKLFDNKDIELSFVQRQQMVIRKTRKRFSIDLWKNLVDEYTFAAIFLWRNEEVVNNLEILNIILNKIVQNPKILCAYPGIWGRFIKEAPEREHELRTAFLLASLEPICEDTSLLDFSSFKINLPLEAPLLPHIINFLLNSFINHRNAYRSRRVDEDLEVISKIIYEMIHETSYLSQIYQNLSLAQNIRAAAMIALLLHPDGTRDFLNFKHQIVEFYNPEVGTWYVKAITSCLCLLTKEEDTAAKWIVSNLLEAARTDYEGRQYIQKLLTLWRESSSTPIQKANVQEKWLSGA, from the coding sequence ATGCCTGATAGCTATGATTTAACCCAGCTAGATCCAAATACTTTTGAGCATTTGGTAAATCATCTTGCTTTACGTGCCCTTGGGCTTGGACTAACAGGATTTAGTCCAGGATCTGATGGTGGGCGTGATGGATATTTTGAAGGAGAAGCGCCGTATCCAAGTGAAACAGACCGCTGGTCTGGATGTTGGTACTTACAATCTAAGTTTCATAAGCCTAATCTTTCTAAGGATAGTCAGAAATGGTTATTAAACCAGATTCAAGCAGAGTTAAAAGAATTTAAAAATCCTGAATCTGGACGGAAATTACCAGACAACTGGATTGTTGCAACTAATATCGATCCTTCAGGAGTTCCAGAAACTGGTGCATTTGATAAAGCAAGAGAATTGGTGGCTAACGAATTCCCTGAACTGAAAGATAACTTTCATATATGGGGTGGGCGTAAAATCCTTGATTTATTAATACTTAATCCTGAAATTAGCGATCATTACAGGCATTTCCTAACACCAGGAAATATCTTGACCGAAATTTTTAATCAACTTAAGGATGCACAAGCTGAGGCTAAAACAATCCTTCGCTTTTTAATATTATCTCAACTTGATGACCAACAATACACCAAACTAGAGCAAGCTGGTTCTGCTGGAGAAAGCCCAGGTATTCACCAACTTTTCGTTGATCTCCCATTTCGTTGTCATAAATATAACTGTCAAGACTTAGTAATGCCCTGGTTGGTAAAAACATCTGCCAGATGTCATCGTATTGATGAGCAACAACCAGACACCAAGGATTGGCAAATTTGGAGCAAGCATCCATCACGAGCTAGAGTCTGGTTTATAAAAGGTGGTCCAGGACAGGGAAAATCAACAATTACTCAATTCTTTTGTCAAATTCAACGGGCAGCATTAATTGTAAATAAAGATATATCTCAGATTCCAACAAAACAAAAGACCTTAGCATCTGAAATTCGCAAAGCTACTGAAAAGAACGGTTTTTGGCCTACAGTACCTAGAATACCTATTAGTATTGAGCTAAAAGAATTTGCTCAATGGTTTGGAGAACAAGAAAGAAATAAGCCTCGTGGTATCTTAACATACTTAGCCTATTTTATTTCTGGTGGTATTGAGCAACAAGTTCATGTTGGAACACTCAAACGATTACTAGGAAATCGTAGCTGGGCGATCATTTTTGACGGACTTGATGAAGTTCCTCAAGATGTTAAAGACGCCGTTGCTACAGAAGTGTGTCGCTTTGTAAATGATGTGGCTGTGGAAATCAATGCTGATTTTCTAACTCTATGTACATCTCGTCCTCAAGGATATTCAGGACAATTTGAAGATTTAGATGGCCCCACTATCGAATTGATAAATCTTTCTCCACAACAAGCTATAGAATGTGCCAAACCAGTACTAGAACTAAATCGCTCTCCAAGTGAAGCAAAAAAAGCTCTACAAATATTGATATCTGCTATTCAATCTCCAGCCGTCCGTGAATTGATGACTACACCTTTACAGTCTCATATAATGGCAATTGTAGTACGAGGTGGTGAAAAACCCCCTGAAAGAAGATGGAAATTATTTACGAATTTTTATCAAGTAATTAGAAAAAGAGAAGCAAACAGGAATCTGCTGGATAAAAGATTAGCTAAACTTTTAAGTGAAGAAGAGCAATTACTGAAAACAGTACATAATCGCCTTGGATTTGTTTTACATGCTAGAGCAGAATTGAGTAAGGGCGCTCAGACAAAGTTAGATCGTAATCATGAGTTTAAAAAACTCATTACAGATGCAGTATCGCAGATGGTAGAAACAGAAATAGATGAAACTGTTGATGTGTTAATGCAAGCGACAACAGACAGACTAGTTCTGGTCAGTACACCCGTTGATGGTAATTATGTACGTTTCGATATTCGCCCATTACAAGAATTTTTTGCAGCAGAATTTATTTATGAATCTGTGAGTGCAGAGGAATTACGTGAAAGAGTTGAGCTAATAGCTGGTGATGCTCATTGGCGTGAAGTTATGCATTTTTTGTTAAGTGCTCTAGTTGAGAATGGGCGTAGAACAGAACTAGCAGTAGTAGTTGCAGTGCTAGAAAATTTTAACGAAGGAGATGATGAAAATTTACGTCTATTGAAACGCAGGCTTGGGCGTGGTGCTATTCTAGCTGCACGATTGCTACAGGAAGGGGTATTAGAGCAAGATAAACGTATTCGTCAGCAATTCCGAAAATGCCTTGAACCATTAACTGCTTCTTTAGAAATTGAATTGCTTTATCCTTTAATACAAGTAAGTCGGCCGAATTCACAGTCATGGCTATACAGTTTTTTGATTTCATGCTTACACGACAAGAATCTGACTGAAAGTGTAGGTGCAGCTATTGTCTTAGTTAATATATTGCCAGACAATCATGAGAAAGTAGAAGAAGTTAGCAATTTTATAATTGCATCACCATCTGATTACATTTCATGTGTTTTAACTTCAAATCTATTAACTCGAGATGGCAAAATGGGAAGACAATCTAATCCTGTTAAGCATTGGGTTCTAACAACTATTGTAAAAATTATACTAAGTCTAAAATGGGCTTCTCTTACAAAGCAAGCATTTGAATCATGTATAGAAATTCTTAACTTTAACATTGAGAATTCTTGTAATATTGCTAGTGATATGGGTCTTTCATCCAATCAATTGAATTGTTTCCAGATTCTTTTAGAATCTCAAAAATATATATTTCCTAATAATAAAAATAAAAATATTAGAGATTATTCGATTGTCGAAATTTTTGATAGCCAGCTAAATTGGAGAGAAAAAAAATATGAACTTAACGTTTTAAATGATTTTGGTAATACTCCCAAAATTTTGCAATTAATCTATTTAATTGTTCGTTATAGTCAAGAAAAACAGCGTTCAATTTTAGCGCAGATTATAAGTTTGTTTTCAGATGAAGGAGAGCATTTGTTTAATACAGTACTGTCCAATTTAGGGATAGGTATATTAGTAAATACGTCCAAGTCAGAGACAGAAAAAAAACAATACTTGAATAATATGGAATATCAATACTTTGAAAAATTATTTGATAATAAAGATATAGAACTGTCGTTCGTACAACGCCAACAAATGGTTATTAGAAAAACCCGAAAAAGATTTAGCATAGATTTATGGAAAAATTTAGTAGATGAATATACATTTGCTGCTATTTTTTTGTGGAGAAATGAAGAAGTCGTTAATAATTTAGAAATTTTAAATATAATTCTTAACAAGATTGTACAAAACCCCAAAATTTTATGTGCATACCCAGGAATATGGGGACGTTTTATAAAAGAAGCACCTGAGCGCGAACATGAATTGCGTACTGCTTTCTTATTAGCATCTTTAGAACCTATATGTGAAGATACATCATTATTGGATTTTTCATCTTTTAAGATAAATCTGCCATTAGAGGCTCCTTTACTACCCCATATAATAAACTTTTTACTGAATTCATTTATCAACCACAGGAATGCTTATCGTAGTAGAAGGGTTGACGAAGATCTTGAAGTTATCAGTAAAATAATTTATGAAATGATTCATGAAACCTCTTATTTGAGTCAAATTTATCAAAACTTGAGTTTAGCTCAAAATATTAGAGCAGCAGCAATGATAGCACTTCTTTTACATCCTGATGGAACTAGGGATTTTTTGAATTTCAAACATCAAATAGTAGAATTCTACAATCCTGAGGTTGGAACTTGGTATGTAAAAGCTATTACATCTTGTCTATGTCTACTTACTAAAGAAGAGGACACAGCCGCAAAATGGATTGTTAGTAATTTACTTGAAGCTGCTAGAACAGATTATGAAGGTAGGCAATATATTCAAAAGCTGTTAACTCTCTGGCGCGAGAGTTCTTCCACACCTATTCAGAAAGCTAATGTACAAGAAAAATGGTTATCTGGAGCATAA
- a CDS encoding Uma2 family endonuclease translates to MFTIPDLEQLQAEHPEWQMELVDGNILVMGPSDYESEEIGVEFARQLGNWVRPKRLGWVTGSSAGFILPTLETENGKEADNEKRNLRSPDVSFVRADRLKISKRDFVELVPDLMVEIKSKSDRIKPLVEKIQLFLQLGSTVGILIDPDKLTLTVYRLNQEPIVLQDNDKLTLPDLLPGWELVVSEIWPPVFE, encoded by the coding sequence ATGTTCACTATTCCAGACTTAGAGCAACTACAAGCAGAGCATCCAGAATGGCAGATGGAGCTGGTAGACGGAAACATACTTGTTATGGGACCATCAGATTATGAGTCAGAAGAAATAGGTGTAGAGTTTGCGCGGCAGCTAGGTAATTGGGTGCGTCCAAAAAGACTCGGATGGGTGACTGGTTCTAGCGCTGGTTTTATTTTGCCTACGTTAGAAACGGAAAATGGCAAAGAAGCTGATAACGAAAAACGAAATCTCCGCTCTCCCGATGTGTCTTTTGTTCGTGCTGATAGACTTAAAATCAGCAAGCGGGACTTTGTGGAACTAGTGCCTGACTTGATGGTAGAAATCAAATCTAAGTCAGACCGAATCAAACCATTAGTAGAAAAAATTCAGCTATTTTTACAACTGGGATCTACAGTTGGTATCCTCATTGATCCTGACAAATTGACGCTCACAGTTTATCGCCTCAACCAAGAGCCAATAGTTTTGCAGGACAACGACAAACTGACACTACCAGACTTATTACCAGGTTGGGAGCTAGTAGTGTCAGAAATTTGGCCTCCGGTGTTTGAGTAG
- a CDS encoding DEAD/DEAH box helicase, whose translation MNLSFQELGISQERVEQLEKIGFTEPTNIQAQAIPQLLAGRDVVGQSQTGTGKTAAFSLPILERLDINQRAVQALVLTPTRELAMQVHDAIAQFIGNDGLRVLAIYGGQSIERQMLQLKRGVHIVVGTPGRVIDLLDRGCLKLDQVKWFVLDEADEMLSMGFIDDVVKILSQAPTDRQTALFSATMPPSIRSLVNKFLRSPATVTVEQPKAAPNKINQVAYLIPRHWTKAKALQPILEMEDPETALIFVRTRRTAAELTNQLQSAGHSVDEYHGDLSQQARERLLSRFRNRQVRWVVATDIAARGLDVDQLSHVINYDLPDSVETYVHRIGRTGRAGKEGTAISLVQPFERRKQQTFERHNRQPWQVLTIPTRAQIEARHILKLQEQVREALAGERLASFLPIVSELIEKYDAQAIAAAALQIAYDQTRPAWLNSDVEIPQEEPATPKPRLGKRRESSGDRPRSAWKSDSSNGDEERHSSPKPKLRTNGRESSASPTSKKLGSPTARESAS comes from the coding sequence ATGAATCTTTCGTTTCAAGAACTAGGTATTTCCCAAGAACGCGTTGAGCAACTAGAAAAAATCGGCTTTACCGAACCTACTAATATTCAAGCCCAAGCAATTCCCCAATTGTTGGCTGGTCGTGACGTGGTGGGTCAATCTCAAACTGGGACTGGTAAAACAGCAGCATTTTCACTGCCAATTTTAGAACGGTTGGATATTAATCAAAGAGCCGTCCAAGCCTTGGTTTTAACACCAACTCGTGAATTAGCAATGCAAGTTCACGATGCGATCGCCCAGTTTATCGGCAATGACGGATTGCGCGTCTTAGCAATCTACGGTGGTCAATCAATTGAGCGGCAAATGTTACAGCTCAAACGTGGCGTTCACATCGTTGTCGGCACCCCAGGACGGGTAATAGATTTGCTCGATCGCGGCTGTTTAAAACTCGATCAAGTGAAATGGTTTGTCTTAGATGAAGCCGATGAAATGTTGAGCATGGGCTTTATCGACGATGTGGTGAAAATCCTCTCCCAAGCACCCACAGATCGCCAAACAGCTTTATTTTCGGCGACAATGCCACCCTCGATTCGCTCCTTGGTGAACAAGTTTTTGCGATCGCCAGCAACAGTCACCGTTGAACAGCCAAAAGCCGCACCCAACAAAATTAACCAGGTAGCTTACCTGATCCCCCGCCACTGGACAAAAGCCAAAGCTTTACAGCCAATTCTGGAAATGGAAGATCCAGAAACAGCTTTAATCTTTGTTCGCACCAGACGTACCGCCGCCGAACTCACCAATCAACTGCAATCTGCTGGTCATAGTGTAGATGAATACCACGGTGACTTATCCCAACAAGCGCGGGAGCGGTTATTGAGCCGATTCCGGAATCGTCAAGTACGCTGGGTGGTAGCAACTGATATTGCCGCACGCGGATTAGATGTCGATCAACTCTCCCATGTGATCAACTACGACTTACCTGATAGCGTAGAAACCTACGTTCACCGCATTGGTCGTACTGGTCGTGCTGGTAAAGAAGGAACCGCAATTTCTCTAGTGCAGCCATTTGAACGGCGCAAGCAGCAGACATTTGAACGTCATAACCGCCAACCTTGGCAAGTGTTGACAATTCCCACACGGGCGCAGATTGAAGCGCGGCACATCCTGAAATTGCAAGAACAAGTACGAGAAGCTTTGGCTGGTGAGCGTTTAGCCTCATTTTTGCCCATCGTCAGCGAATTGATTGAAAAATATGATGCTCAGGCGATCGCCGCAGCAGCATTGCAAATCGCTTACGACCAAACTCGTCCTGCTTGGTTGAACTCAGATGTGGAAATTCCCCAAGAAGAACCCGCCACTCCCAAACCCAGACTCGGCAAGCGCCGCGAATCTTCTGGCGATCGCCCCCGTTCTGCGTGGAAATCAGATAGCAGCAATGGAGATGAAGAAAGACATTCTTCTCCCAAGCCCAAACTGCGGACAAATGGTCGCGAGTCTTCTGCATCCCCTACAAGTAAAAAGCTAGGTTCACCTACAGCTAGGGAATCAGCTTCTTAG
- the rimO gene encoding 30S ribosomal protein S12 methylthiotransferase RimO: MGDKPTIAISHLGCEKNRIDTEHMLGMLVEAGYGVDTNEELADYVIVNTCSFIEAARLESVRTLVELAEANKKIVITGCMAQHFQEQLLDELPEAVAVVGTGDYHKIVNVIERVELGERVKQVSIEPTYIADETTPRYRTTTEGVAYLRVAEGCDYRCAFCIIPHLRGNQRSRTIESIVAEAEQLVAQGVKEIILISQITTNYGLDIYGQPKLAELLQALGKVNVPWIRIHYAYPTGLTQGVIAAIKETPNVLPYLDLPLQHSHPEILRAMNRPWQGRVNDGIIDRIKTALPTAVLRTTFIVGFPGETNEHFEHLLEFVRRHEFDHVGVFTFSPEEGTPAYNLPNQLSQEVMDDRRDQLMALQQPISQKKNQQEVGKIVDVLIEQENPESGELIGRSSRFSPEVDGQVYVQGQAKLGTIVPVAIHHADAYDLFGQIVNN, translated from the coding sequence ATGGGTGACAAGCCAACAATTGCCATTTCTCACTTGGGCTGTGAGAAAAATCGAATTGATACAGAACACATGTTGGGAATGCTTGTAGAAGCAGGCTACGGTGTAGATACAAATGAAGAGTTAGCAGATTACGTTATTGTTAATACATGTAGTTTTATTGAAGCAGCGAGACTTGAATCTGTCAGAACTTTGGTAGAACTGGCAGAGGCAAACAAAAAAATTGTGATTACTGGCTGTATGGCGCAACATTTCCAAGAACAACTTTTGGATGAGTTGCCGGAAGCGGTAGCTGTGGTGGGTACAGGTGATTATCACAAAATTGTAAATGTAATTGAGCGTGTTGAACTTGGCGAACGGGTCAAACAGGTTAGTATCGAACCAACCTACATTGCCGACGAGACTACACCGCGCTATCGCACTACAACAGAGGGTGTAGCTTACCTCAGGGTTGCCGAAGGATGTGATTATCGTTGTGCGTTTTGTATAATTCCTCATTTAAGAGGGAACCAGCGATCGCGTACTATTGAATCGATAGTCGCTGAAGCCGAGCAGTTAGTGGCTCAAGGGGTAAAGGAAATTATTTTAATTTCCCAAATCACGACTAATTACGGTCTGGATATTTATGGTCAGCCAAAGTTAGCCGAATTACTCCAAGCTTTGGGGAAAGTCAACGTACCGTGGATCAGAATCCACTACGCTTATCCCACGGGATTGACACAAGGCGTGATAGCGGCAATTAAAGAAACACCCAACGTCTTGCCTTATCTCGATTTGCCGTTGCAACATTCTCATCCAGAGATTCTCCGCGCCATGAATCGTCCTTGGCAAGGGCGTGTAAATGATGGGATTATAGATCGCATCAAAACGGCGCTACCAACAGCCGTATTGCGGACAACATTTATTGTTGGTTTCCCAGGAGAAACAAACGAGCATTTTGAGCATCTACTAGAGTTCGTCAGGCGGCATGAATTTGACCATGTTGGTGTGTTCACCTTCTCACCAGAAGAAGGAACCCCCGCCTACAACCTGCCAAATCAGTTATCTCAAGAAGTCATGGACGATCGCCGAGATCAACTGATGGCACTCCAGCAACCGATTTCCCAAAAGAAAAATCAACAGGAAGTAGGCAAAATCGTCGATGTCCTGATTGAGCAAGAAAATCCTGAAAGTGGTGAATTAATCGGTCGCTCAAGTAGATTTTCCCCAGAAGTCGATGGTCAAGTTTATGTCCAAGGACAGGCAAAGTTGGGAACCATCGTCCCAGTAGCGATTCACCACGCTGATGCATATGACCTATTTGGTCAAATTGTCAATAACTAA
- a CDS encoding Rpn family recombination-promoting nuclease/putative transposase — protein MKRDSIYYQIFKRFPGLLFELVDRPPLQGQNYRFESLEVKETAFRIDGVFLPPEDATSRVIFFAEVQFQRDEALYHRLFTESLMYLNRNRSQYDDWFCVVIFSSRSLEPRDQKTHRIFLNSDQVQRIYLDELAATDQQPIGINLMQLTLASDQVMAEQAKQLIERVKLESTDTLPKNEILDIITTIVVYKFSNLSREEVEAMLGLTLEQTRVYQEAKAEGREEGREEREAEMLKLTVPLLLKTGMSMEEIAQHLNVDIEAVQIAAQQGA, from the coding sequence GTGAAACGAGACTCCATTTACTATCAAATTTTTAAGCGTTTTCCTGGTTTACTCTTTGAACTAGTCGATCGCCCTCCTCTTCAAGGGCAAAACTATCGATTTGAATCACTTGAAGTCAAAGAAACCGCTTTTCGTATCGATGGTGTATTTTTACCTCCAGAGGATGCAACATCCAGAGTAATCTTTTTTGCTGAAGTTCAATTCCAAAGAGATGAAGCCCTCTACCATCGGTTATTTACTGAGTCGCTGATGTACCTGAACCGGAATCGTTCTCAATATGATGACTGGTTCTGTGTGGTAATTTTTTCATCACGCTCTTTGGAACCAAGGGATCAAAAAACTCATAGAATATTTCTCAACAGTGACCAAGTACAGCGAATCTATTTAGATGAGTTAGCCGCTACTGATCAGCAGCCAATAGGCATCAACTTAATGCAGTTGACTCTAGCATCAGATCAAGTGATGGCAGAGCAAGCAAAGCAATTGATTGAGCGGGTAAAATTAGAGTCAACGGACACGCTGCCGAAAAACGAAATACTAGACATCATCACCACAATCGTCGTTTATAAGTTTTCTAATTTGAGTAGAGAGGAAGTTGAAGCTATGCTAGGACTGACTTTGGAGCAAACAAGGGTTTATCAGGAAGCGAAAGCCGAAGGTCGAGAAGAAGGCCGAGAAGAACGAGAGGCTGAAATGTTAAAACTTACTGTACCTCTGTTACTAAAAACAGGGATGAGTATGGAAGAGATTGCTCAACACCTCAACGTTGATATAGAAGCTGTCCAGATTGCTGCACAGCAAGGTGCATAG
- the btpA gene encoding photosystem I biogenesis protein BtpA, producing the protein MDLYQLFKTRSPIIGVVHLLPLPTSPRWGGSLKAVIDRAEQEAAALASGGVDGMIVENFFDAPFTKNQVDPVVVSAMTMVVQRIQNLVTLPVGLNVLRNDGKSAMAIASCVQAQFIRVNVLTGVMATDQGLIEGEAHQLLRYRRELGSDVKILADVLVKHARPLSSPNLTVAVKDTIERGLADGVILSGWATGSPPNLEDLELACGAAAGTPVFIGSGANWENIDTLMQAADGVIVSSSLKRHGRIDQPIDPIRVSQFVEAARRSWNSKGESKSAGQVKLHS; encoded by the coding sequence GTGGACTTATATCAGCTATTTAAAACTCGCTCACCGATTATCGGCGTGGTTCACCTGCTACCACTGCCAACCTCACCGCGTTGGGGAGGTAGCCTCAAAGCGGTAATTGACCGTGCCGAACAAGAAGCCGCAGCCTTGGCAAGCGGAGGTGTAGACGGGATGATTGTGGAGAATTTTTTCGACGCGCCGTTTACTAAAAACCAAGTAGATCCGGTGGTTGTGAGTGCCATGACAATGGTAGTGCAGCGGATACAGAACTTGGTGACCTTGCCAGTGGGGTTAAATGTGTTGCGAAACGACGGCAAAAGTGCAATGGCGATCGCTAGCTGTGTCCAAGCACAATTTATCCGCGTCAACGTCCTCACGGGAGTGATGGCAACCGATCAGGGATTAATTGAGGGAGAAGCCCATCAACTACTGCGCTATCGACGGGAGTTAGGCAGCGATGTTAAAATCCTGGCCGATGTGTTGGTAAAACACGCCCGTCCTTTGAGTTCTCCAAATCTCACAGTCGCTGTAAAAGACACCATTGAAAGGGGTTTAGCAGACGGGGTGATTTTGTCTGGTTGGGCTACTGGTAGCCCTCCCAACTTAGAAGATTTGGAACTAGCTTGTGGTGCCGCAGCTGGCACGCCAGTGTTCATTGGTAGTGGGGCAAATTGGGAAAATATTGATACATTGATGCAGGCAGCAGATGGTGTCATAGTTTCCAGTTCCCTGAAACGCCACGGACGGATAGATCAACCAATTGACCCCATTCGCGTCAGTCAATTTGTGGAAGCCGCGCGTCGCAGTTGGAACTCCAAAGGTGAAAGCAAGTCAGCAGGACAAGTGAAATTGCATTCTTAG
- a CDS encoding aldo/keto reductase, whose protein sequence is MENITLGQNGPVVTPLCIGTWAWGDKLFWNYGNDYGPEQLKEAFTAALQAGINFFDTAEVYGMGLSEKFLGQFMQQTQQPVQIATKFGPLPWRFTGQSVSDALTQSLKRLQVEQIDLYQVHWPFAFFLSQKTLMNALADEVKRGRIAAVGVSNYSAEQMRDAHQILADRGVLLAVNQVRYSLLSRQIESKGIVATARELGVTLLAYSPLAQGLLTGKYTIDSAEIPTGARKIDPRFSKEGLQKIAPVISLLRSFGEKYDRTPAQVALNWLISQGNVIPIAGVKTAEHVRQNAGALGWKLNEDEIQELEKVSRPWL, encoded by the coding sequence GTGGAAAATATCACATTGGGGCAAAATGGCCCAGTTGTTACACCCTTGTGCATAGGTACTTGGGCTTGGGGTGATAAACTCTTTTGGAATTATGGCAATGACTACGGCCCAGAACAGTTAAAAGAAGCCTTCACCGCAGCGCTACAAGCTGGTATTAACTTCTTCGACACTGCTGAAGTCTACGGAATGGGATTATCAGAGAAATTTTTGGGGCAATTTATGCAACAGACACAACAACCTGTGCAAATTGCCACCAAATTTGGTCCTCTACCGTGGCGATTTACAGGTCAATCCGTCTCTGATGCTTTAACGCAGAGTCTCAAACGTCTACAAGTAGAGCAAATCGACCTCTACCAAGTACATTGGCCTTTTGCTTTCTTTTTAAGCCAAAAAACTCTGATGAATGCCTTAGCCGATGAAGTGAAGCGGGGTAGAATTGCCGCAGTCGGCGTGAGTAATTACTCAGCAGAGCAAATGCGAGACGCTCATCAAATATTGGCAGACCGTGGAGTGCTTTTGGCTGTGAACCAAGTACGCTATTCTTTACTCAGTCGCCAAATTGAAAGCAAGGGTATTGTGGCAACTGCCCGTGAGTTGGGTGTGACTCTGTTGGCTTATAGTCCTTTAGCTCAGGGATTACTCACAGGCAAATACACTATTGATAGTGCTGAAATTCCCACTGGTGCGAGAAAAATAGACCCACGATTTAGTAAAGAAGGCTTACAAAAAATTGCACCAGTAATATCTTTGCTACGCAGTTTTGGAGAAAAATACGATCGCACCCCAGCCCAAGTTGCTCTCAATTGGTTAATTTCTCAGGGTAACGTCATTCCCATTGCTGGAGTGAAGACAGCCGAACATGTACGTCAAAATGCTGGCGCTTTAGGTTGGAAATTGAACGAGGATGAAATTCAAGAGTTAGAAAAAGTTAGCCGTCCCTGGCTGTAG